The following are encoded together in the Pseudodesulfovibrio indicus genome:
- the purE gene encoding 5-(carboxyamino)imidazole ribonucleotide mutase → MPQVVIFMGSISDEGTMRPCSDLLTELGVDHVFTVSSAHRTPERTARLVAEYEADGCQVFICAAGLAAHLAGAVAAKTTKPVLGVPLTASPLGGMDALLATVQMPPGFPVGTLALDKVGAKNAAWLAAQILALHDESLAARIRAARDGFKESVERAAASL, encoded by the coding sequence ATGCCGCAGGTTGTGATTTTCATGGGGTCGATTTCGGACGAGGGCACGATGCGTCCGTGTTCCGATCTGTTGACCGAGTTGGGCGTGGACCACGTGTTCACGGTTTCTTCGGCCCACCGCACGCCGGAGCGCACGGCCCGGCTGGTGGCCGAGTACGAGGCGGACGGCTGCCAGGTGTTCATCTGTGCGGCGGGCCTGGCCGCCCATCTGGCCGGGGCCGTGGCCGCCAAGACCACGAAGCCGGTCCTGGGCGTGCCGCTGACCGCCTCGCCCCTGGGCGGCATGGACGCCCTGCTGGCCACGGTACAGATGCCTCCGGGCTTCCCGGTGGGCACCCTGGCGCTGGACAAGGTGGGCGCGAAGAACGCCGCCTGGCTGGCCGCCCAGATCCTGGCCCTGCACGACGAGTCCCTGGCGGCCCGCATCCGCGCGGCTCGCGACGGGTTCAAGGAATCCGTGGAAAGGGCCGCCGCGAGCCTGTAG
- the purD gene encoding phosphoribosylamine--glycine ligase: MKILVVGSGGREHALCWKLAQNPRVETILCAPGNGGTAQVGLNVPVKDDDIPGLVALARDEEVDLVVAGPELPLVLGLENALRQEGIPCFGPNAFAANLEGSKAFSKNIMAEAGVPTAPFRVFDEYEDAVAFIKEKGAPLVVKADGLAAGKGVVVATSTEEALEAVEQMMVRKVFGSAGDRVVVEETLKGEEASFLCFCDGVNYAMLPSAQDHKAAYDGDTGPNTGGMGAYSPAPILPKEQYAETAELCIKPILRHLAAKGEPFKGVLYAGLMYTENGPSVLEYNVRFGDPECQPLLMRLETDLLEIMFACIDGKLDQIEVKSTPQTACGVVMAAEGYPGSYPKGMEVTGLDQADAMEGVKVFQAGTKVDGDRIVTSGGRVLCVTALGDDLAAARKKAYEAVEKVHFDKSFYRRDIADKGLKRS; encoded by the coding sequence ATGAAGATTCTTGTAGTCGGCTCCGGCGGACGTGAACACGCCCTGTGCTGGAAGCTCGCCCAGAACCCCCGGGTGGAGACCATTCTCTGCGCGCCCGGCAACGGCGGCACCGCCCAGGTGGGGTTGAACGTGCCCGTGAAGGATGACGACATTCCGGGCCTGGTGGCCCTGGCCAGGGACGAGGAAGTGGACCTGGTGGTCGCAGGTCCCGAGCTGCCGCTGGTGCTCGGCCTGGAAAACGCGCTCCGTCAGGAGGGCATCCCCTGCTTCGGCCCCAACGCCTTTGCCGCGAACCTCGAAGGGTCCAAGGCGTTCTCCAAGAACATCATGGCCGAGGCGGGCGTCCCCACCGCGCCGTTCCGCGTGTTCGACGAATACGAAGACGCCGTGGCCTTCATCAAGGAAAAGGGCGCGCCCCTGGTGGTCAAGGCCGACGGCCTGGCCGCGGGCAAGGGCGTGGTCGTGGCCACCTCCACCGAGGAGGCCCTGGAGGCCGTGGAGCAGATGATGGTCAGGAAGGTCTTCGGCTCGGCGGGCGACCGCGTGGTGGTCGAGGAGACCCTCAAGGGCGAGGAAGCCTCCTTCCTCTGCTTCTGCGACGGCGTCAACTACGCCATGCTGCCTTCCGCCCAGGACCACAAGGCCGCCTATGACGGCGACACCGGCCCCAACACCGGCGGCATGGGCGCCTATTCCCCGGCCCCGATTCTGCCCAAGGAGCAATACGCCGAGACCGCCGAGCTGTGCATCAAGCCCATCCTGCGCCACCTGGCCGCCAAGGGCGAGCCGTTCAAGGGCGTGCTCTACGCCGGACTGATGTACACCGAGAACGGCCCCAGCGTGCTGGAATACAACGTCCGCTTCGGCGATCCCGAATGCCAGCCCCTGCTCATGCGCCTGGAGACCGACCTGCTGGAGATCATGTTCGCCTGCATCGACGGCAAGCTCGACCAGATCGAGGTCAAATCCACCCCGCAGACCGCCTGCGGCGTGGTCATGGCCGCCGAGGGCTACCCCGGCTCCTACCCCAAGGGCATGGAGGTCACCGGGCTGGACCAGGCCGACGCCATGGAAGGGGTCAAGGTCTTTCAGGCCGGGACCAAGGTGGACGGCGACCGCATCGTCACCTCCGGCGGCCGCGTGCTCTGCGTCACCGCGCTCGGCGACGATCTGGCCGCAGCCCGCAAAAAGGCCTACGAAGCCGTGGAAAAGGTCCACTTCGACAAGTCCTTCTACCGCCGCGACATCGCCGACAAGGGGCTGAAGCGGAGCTAA
- a CDS encoding RNA recognition motif domain-containing protein, whose translation MKSIYVGNIPFSATENDIRDMFGAYGNVSSVKLIEDRETGRFRGFGFVEMDDEGALAAIEALDGQDMSGRPLKVNEAKPRAPRPRY comes from the coding sequence ATGAAAAGCATTTACGTCGGCAACATTCCCTTCAGCGCAACCGAGAACGACATCCGCGACATGTTCGGCGCGTATGGCAACGTCTCATCCGTGAAACTCATCGAGGACCGCGAGACCGGCCGCTTCCGCGGTTTCGGGTTCGTGGAGATGGACGACGAGGGCGCGCTGGCGGCCATCGAGGCCCTGGACGGACAGGACATGTCCGGACGGCCCCTGAAGGTCAACGAAGCCAAGCCGCGCGCCCCCCGTCCCAGATACTGA
- a CDS encoding transglycosylase SLT domain-containing protein, with protein MPRIRPMLSCLMLAMLLLPLQSPPAAVAQDAADRVQREWKGDLGEMLEQRRPIRVLVVYNRTNFFIEEGVVRGLEADMMRAWEEWLGKRHAKELVRLVFVPVTFADLVPALLDGRGDVIAAGLTVTAERSKEVAFAAPYRTGVTAVAVGGPRSRALKTADELSGRKVSVVEGTSYAEHLADLSGALKRKGLAPVKIVKADPVLATEDLLEMASKGMIEYTAADVFMAEAWTKAFPKLRLFPDAVIHADGRLAWGVRPDCPELKASLSEFAATVRQGTLLGNMFFKRYYVNEDFVANPTDSGEIGKLRPLAELFRKYGREYGFDWLKIAAMAYQESRFDMNRKSSAGAVGIMQIKPSTAAEMGVKDISTPDGNVHAGVAYLRYLCDRYFSDVDEDAKMDFALAAYNAGPARITQVRKKAREMGLDPDRWFGNAEWAAFALIGRETTAYVAHVQMYYAAYKASEDILLKRRDAM; from the coding sequence ATGCCCCGAATTCGCCCGATGCTGTCGTGTCTGATGTTGGCGATGCTGTTGTTGCCGTTGCAGTCGCCCCCGGCCGCCGTTGCCCAGGACGCGGCCGATCGGGTGCAGCGCGAGTGGAAGGGGGACCTGGGCGAGATGCTCGAACAGCGTCGGCCCATCCGCGTGCTGGTGGTATACAACCGGACCAACTTCTTTATTGAGGAGGGGGTGGTTCGAGGCCTTGAGGCGGACATGATGCGCGCCTGGGAGGAGTGGCTGGGCAAGCGGCACGCAAAGGAGCTGGTCCGGCTGGTCTTCGTGCCCGTGACCTTTGCCGATCTGGTCCCGGCCCTGCTGGACGGGCGCGGGGACGTGATCGCCGCCGGGCTGACCGTGACCGCCGAGCGCAGCAAGGAGGTGGCCTTTGCCGCCCCGTACCGCACCGGGGTGACGGCGGTGGCGGTGGGCGGTCCCCGGAGCCGCGCGCTGAAGACGGCGGACGAGCTGTCAGGGCGCAAGGTCTCGGTGGTGGAGGGCACCAGTTACGCCGAGCACCTGGCGGACCTGAGCGGCGCGTTGAAGCGCAAGGGGCTTGCCCCGGTCAAGATCGTCAAGGCGGACCCGGTGCTGGCCACCGAGGACCTGCTGGAGATGGCCTCCAAGGGCATGATCGAATACACGGCGGCGGACGTGTTCATGGCCGAGGCCTGGACCAAGGCGTTTCCCAAGCTGCGGCTGTTCCCGGACGCGGTCATCCATGCGGACGGCCGGCTCGCCTGGGGCGTGCGTCCCGACTGCCCGGAGCTGAAGGCGAGCCTGTCGGAATTCGCGGCCACGGTGCGCCAGGGGACCCTGTTGGGGAACATGTTTTTCAAGCGCTATTACGTGAACGAGGATTTCGTCGCCAACCCCACGGATTCCGGGGAGATCGGCAAGCTCAGGCCGCTGGCCGAGCTGTTCCGCAAGTACGGCAGGGAATACGGCTTCGACTGGCTCAAGATCGCGGCCATGGCCTATCAGGAGTCGCGTTTCGACATGAACCGCAAGAGTTCGGCGGGCGCGGTGGGGATCATGCAGATCAAGCCGTCCACGGCGGCGGAGATGGGGGTCAAGGACATCTCCACCCCGGACGGCAACGTCCACGCCGGGGTGGCCTACCTGCGCTACCTGTGCGACCGGTATTTTTCGGACGTGGACGAAGACGCAAAGATGGACTTCGCCCTGGCGGCCTACAACGCGGGGCCGGCCAGGATTACCCAGGTGCGCAAGAAGGCGCGCGAGATGGGCCTGGACCCCGACCGCTGGTTCGGCAATGCGGAGTGGGCGGCCTTTGCCCTTATCGGGCGGGAGACCACGGCCTACGTGGCCCACGTCCAGATGTACTATGCCGCGTACAAGGCTTCCGAGGACATCCTGCTCAAGCGCCGCGATGCCATGTGA
- a CDS encoding transcriptional regulator: MKDTVLKAMREAGKPVRPGDVAKALNADSKEVSKAIKILKDEGAVVSPKRCYYEPA, translated from the coding sequence ATGAAAGATACCGTCCTGAAAGCCATGCGTGAAGCCGGAAAACCGGTGCGGCCCGGCGATGTCGCCAAAGCCCTGAACGCGGACAGCAAAGAAGTTTCCAAAGCCATCAAGATCCTCAAGGATGAAGGGGCCGTGGTCTCGCCCAAACGGTGCTACTACGAGCCCGCCTAG
- a CDS encoding LysE family translocator gives MLGVHDFALFVLSGLLLNITPGQDVFYIVSRGASHGWKLGSIAALGVGTGCFVHVFAAALGLSAILATSATAFTIVKFAGAAYLIWVGISMWRKNGNGQDRQNGGDCRVQARKIYSQGFWTNALNPKVALFFMAFLPQFVSVDAPNKPLAFLFLGVVFTINGTFVNLAYAWSAARVSQKLGKNGSFNTWAKRAAGTLFLGLGIRLALSDRV, from the coding sequence ATGCTCGGCGTCCATGATTTCGCCCTCTTCGTCCTCTCCGGCCTGCTCCTGAACATCACTCCCGGACAGGACGTCTTCTACATCGTCAGCCGGGGCGCGTCTCACGGCTGGAAACTCGGCTCCATCGCCGCGCTGGGCGTCGGCACCGGCTGCTTCGTCCACGTCTTCGCCGCCGCCCTCGGCCTGTCCGCCATCCTCGCCACCTCGGCCACGGCCTTCACCATCGTCAAGTTCGCCGGAGCCGCCTACCTCATCTGGGTCGGCATCTCCATGTGGCGCAAGAACGGCAACGGCCAGGACCGCCAAAACGGCGGCGACTGCCGCGTCCAGGCACGGAAAATCTACTCCCAGGGGTTCTGGACCAATGCCCTCAACCCCAAGGTCGCCCTCTTCTTCATGGCCTTCCTGCCCCAGTTCGTGTCCGTGGACGCGCCCAACAAGCCGTTGGCCTTCCTCTTCCTCGGCGTGGTCTTCACCATCAACGGGACCTTCGTGAACCTCGCCTACGCCTGGTCCGCCGCCCGCGTCTCCCAAAAACTCGGCAAGAACGGCTCCTTCAACACCTGGGCCAAACGCGCCGCCGGAACCCTGTTCCTCGGCCTCGGCATCCGGCTCGCCCTGTCCGACAGGGTCTAA
- a CDS encoding substrate-binding periplasmic protein, with amino-acid sequence MKRIVFFCTVLCTLLFSPPAHADGKPGKVTEVISAGPSWESFTNADGTGLYHEVLEAVFALYGIKVRHEYVPSDRADELVRLGWVDMMICDDRAEPPLRLARYPLYANDYYVLYDKDRVGEWRGGETLRDKEIAAQKGFYHQWDFPVPVRIREMASGVKCLEMVLLGRSDFYVDDMAFIEESIRASGARPDRSRYLARKAGNRSYHPVFNTTPRSDMVIKMYDDGMLRLHKSGALEPIYEKWGHVYPDFDAF; translated from the coding sequence GTGAAAAGAATAGTTTTTTTCTGCACGGTGCTGTGCACTCTTCTTTTTTCCCCGCCCGCCCATGCCGACGGAAAGCCCGGCAAGGTGACCGAAGTCATTTCAGCGGGACCGTCGTGGGAATCCTTTACCAATGCGGACGGGACCGGCCTGTACCACGAGGTGCTGGAAGCGGTGTTCGCCCTCTATGGGATCAAGGTCCGGCATGAATACGTGCCGTCCGATCGGGCCGACGAACTGGTGCGCCTCGGGTGGGTGGACATGATGATCTGCGACGACCGGGCCGAACCGCCGTTGCGGCTGGCCCGCTATCCCCTCTACGCCAACGACTATTACGTGCTCTACGACAAGGACCGCGTCGGCGAGTGGAGGGGCGGCGAGACCCTCCGGGACAAGGAGATCGCGGCCCAGAAAGGGTTCTATCATCAATGGGATTTCCCGGTGCCGGTGCGCATCCGGGAGATGGCCTCCGGGGTCAAGTGCCTGGAGATGGTCCTGCTCGGCCGGTCCGACTTCTACGTGGACGACATGGCCTTCATCGAGGAATCCATCCGGGCGTCCGGTGCGCGCCCGGACCGCTCCCGCTACCTGGCGCGCAAGGCCGGAAACCGCTCCTACCACCCGGTGTTCAACACCACCCCGCGCTCCGACATGGTCATCAAGATGTACGACGACGGCATGCTCAGGCTGCACAAGAGCGGGGCGCTCGAACCCATCTACGAGAAATGGGGACACGTCTACCCCGACTTCGACGCCTTCTGA
- a CDS encoding DUF134 domain-containing protein, producing MGRRKIRRTVQREPGVTYYKPQGIPMRELQNATLTFEELEALRLADAEGFTQEEGAQVMGVSRATFGRVLGAARAIVASALAEGHAIRIEGGHYTLAEEAWECPELSPDQESETTGDEIMPGMDGKGPRAGGGGRCMGGRGRGMGRGQGMGQGRGMGGQGQGMGQGRRMGGQGMGAETGSATQQSKDMTMGKIAVTTEGPTLEDRVDPRFGRAAGFAIVDPETMTVVSYVDNGGSQALAQGAGIQAAENVANAGATVLLTGYVGPKAFAALQAAGIGIGQDVDNLTVREAVEQYKAGRVNMADAPNAQAGGNK from the coding sequence ATGGGAAGACGCAAGATCAGGCGGACGGTGCAACGGGAGCCGGGGGTTACATACTACAAACCCCAGGGCATCCCCATGCGCGAACTGCAAAACGCGACCCTGACCTTCGAGGAGCTGGAGGCGCTACGGCTTGCCGACGCCGAAGGGTTCACTCAGGAAGAGGGGGCGCAGGTCATGGGCGTTTCCAGGGCCACCTTCGGCCGTGTGCTGGGCGCGGCGCGGGCCATCGTGGCCTCGGCGCTGGCCGAGGGGCACGCCATCCGCATCGAGGGCGGCCACTACACCCTGGCCGAAGAGGCCTGGGAATGCCCCGAACTCTCACCGGACCAGGAGTCCGAAACAACGGGAGATGAAATTATGCCCGGAATGGACGGAAAAGGTCCGCGCGCCGGAGGCGGCGGGCGGTGCATGGGCGGTCGCGGCCGAGGAATGGGCCGAGGCCAGGGAATGGGCCAGGGACGCGGAATGGGCGGCCAGGGCCAAGGAATGGGCCAGGGACGCCGCATGGGCGGCCAGGGCATGGGAGCCGAGACCGGCTCCGCAACTCAGCAATCCAAGGATATGACAATGGGCAAGATCGCAGTGACCACCGAAGGACCGACCCTGGAAGACCGCGTGGACCCTCGGTTCGGCCGGGCCGCAGGCTTCGCCATCGTGGACCCGGAAACCATGACCGTGGTCAGCTACGTGGACAACGGCGGTTCGCAGGCCCTGGCGCAGGGCGCCGGAATCCAAGCCGCGGAAAACGTGGCCAACGCGGGCGCAACCGTGCTGCTGACGGGCTATGTCGGCCCCAAGGCCTTTGCGGCTTTGCAGGCCGCCGGAATCGGCATCGGGCAGGACGTGGATAACCTGACCGTGCGCGAGGCCGTGGAACAATACAAGGCGGGCCGCGTGAACATGGCCGACGCCCCCAACGCCCAGGCCGGAGGCAACAAGTGA
- a CDS encoding ATP-binding protein, with amino-acid sequence MIYAVASGKGGTGKTTVSSSLAALWDAPAALVDLDVEEPNLHLFLNPDLSSVEKAWIEVPEADEDKCTRCRACADLCQFKAITVMADTLLVFPEMCHGCGGCLAVCPEGALFPGRRELGEICKGTAGRHRFVMGRLRVGEAMSPPLMRQIRELFPALAKDGDILIDAPPGVSCPAINAVADADCIVLVTEPTPFGFHDFKLAWEAFTPLGKPMGAVINRADLGDSQVTDFCRDNNIPVWAEIPYSRDIAQAYSRGEIIATMLKGLEPVFTTLRDRMRAAARKEATHA; translated from the coding sequence GTGATCTACGCCGTGGCCAGCGGCAAGGGCGGCACGGGCAAGACCACGGTGTCTTCGTCCCTGGCCGCCCTTTGGGACGCGCCCGCCGCGCTGGTGGACCTCGACGTGGAGGAACCGAACCTCCACCTCTTCCTCAACCCGGACCTGAGCTCCGTGGAAAAGGCGTGGATCGAGGTCCCGGAAGCGGACGAGGACAAATGCACCCGCTGCCGCGCATGCGCCGACCTGTGCCAGTTCAAGGCCATCACCGTCATGGCCGACACCCTGCTCGTGTTCCCGGAGATGTGCCACGGGTGCGGCGGCTGCCTTGCCGTCTGCCCCGAGGGCGCGCTCTTTCCGGGCCGCCGCGAGCTGGGCGAGATATGCAAGGGCACGGCGGGCCGCCACCGGTTCGTCATGGGCAGGCTCCGCGTGGGCGAGGCCATGTCCCCGCCGCTCATGCGCCAGATCCGCGAGCTGTTCCCGGCCCTGGCCAAGGACGGCGACATCCTCATCGACGCCCCCCCGGGCGTGAGCTGCCCGGCCATCAACGCCGTGGCCGACGCCGACTGCATCGTGCTCGTGACCGAGCCGACGCCCTTCGGCTTCCATGATTTCAAACTCGCGTGGGAGGCGTTCACCCCGCTGGGCAAGCCCATGGGCGCGGTCATCAACCGCGCGGACCTGGGCGACTCCCAGGTGACCGACTTCTGCCGCGACAACAACATTCCGGTCTGGGCCGAGATCCCCTACTCCCGCGACATCGCCCAGGCGTACTCGCGCGGCGAGATCATCGCCACCATGCTCAAGGGGTTGGAGCCGGTCTTCACCACCCTGCGCGACCGGATGCGGGCCGCCGCCCGAAAGGAGGCCACCCATGCGTGA
- a CDS encoding ATP-binding protein: protein MREIVVISGKGGAGKTSMTGAFAHLADNAILCDLDVDAPDLHLLLSPQIKTEESFLSGNEAVIDPDRCIGCGQCAELCRYNAVREDADGYRIDPLACEGCKVCVALCPEQAIDFPQKHCGQWYVSDTRFGTMVHAQLFPGEENSGRLVTLLKQKARAIAEEQGLDLVLCDGAPGIGCPVISSMAGTNLAVIVTEPTPSGLHDLKRVAELCDRFRTKVAVLVNKWDINPDLTEEIESWSTGRGYTLAGRIPHDRAVVDAMLERKAVTETGSDLTPLLERSWAGILALLDS, encoded by the coding sequence ATGCGTGAGATAGTGGTCATCTCCGGCAAGGGCGGAGCGGGCAAGACGTCCATGACCGGGGCGTTCGCCCATCTCGCGGATAACGCCATTCTCTGCGACCTGGATGTGGACGCCCCGGACCTCCACCTGCTCCTCAGCCCGCAAATCAAGACCGAGGAATCCTTCCTCTCCGGCAACGAGGCGGTCATCGACCCGGACCGCTGCATCGGTTGCGGCCAATGCGCCGAACTCTGCCGCTACAACGCCGTTCGCGAGGACGCGGACGGCTACCGCATCGACCCGCTGGCCTGCGAGGGATGCAAGGTCTGCGTGGCGCTCTGCCCTGAACAGGCCATCGACTTCCCGCAGAAGCACTGCGGCCAGTGGTACGTCTCGGACACCCGGTTCGGGACCATGGTCCACGCCCAGCTCTTCCCCGGCGAGGAGAACTCGGGGCGGCTCGTCACCCTGCTCAAGCAGAAGGCACGGGCCATTGCCGAGGAACAGGGTCTGGACCTGGTCCTGTGCGACGGCGCGCCCGGCATCGGCTGCCCGGTCATCAGCTCCATGGCGGGTACGAACCTGGCCGTGATCGTCACCGAACCCACCCCGTCCGGCCTGCACGACCTCAAGCGCGTGGCCGAACTGTGCGACCGGTTCAGGACCAAGGTCGCGGTGCTGGTCAACAAGTGGGACATCAACCCGGACCTGACCGAAGAGATCGAGTCGTGGTCCACGGGCCGGGGCTACACCCTGGCAGGACGCATCCCCCACGACCGGGCCGTGGTGGACGCCATGCTTGAACGCAAGGCGGTCACCGAGACCGGGTCGGACCTCACGCCCCTTCTCGAACGATCCTGGGCCGGGATTCTGGCCCTGCTCGA